A DNA window from Pyrus communis chromosome 3, drPyrComm1.1, whole genome shotgun sequence contains the following coding sequences:
- the LOC137729694 gene encoding probable sugar phosphate/phosphate translocator At3g14410 → MADRMRSFFKGEVLTYAYLLLYIALSSGQIFFNKWVLSSKEINFPYPLGLTLLHMVFSSVLCFLLTKVFKILKVEEGMTVEIYVTSVMPIGAMFAMTLWLGNTAYMYISVSFAQMLKAIMPVAVFILGVAAGLEVMSGRMLLIMSVISFGVLVASYGEINISWIGVVYQMGGVVGEALRLIFMEIFVKRKGLKLNPISLMYYVSPCSALCLFVPWIFLEKSKMEENSSWNFPLLVLTLNSLCTFALNLSVFLVITHTSALTIRVAGVVKDWVVVLLSAIIFADTKLTPINLAGYAIAIAGVAAYNNYKLKKEVSKGNSEEPESSQPILTAASSNSDK, encoded by the exons ATGGCGGATCGGATGCGTAGTTTCTTTAAGGGCGAGGTCCTCACTTATGCCTACCTTCTTCTCTACATCGCGCTCTCCAGCGGCCAGATCTTCTTCAACAAG TGGGTTTTGTCGTCTAAGGAAATAAACTTCCCTTATCCTCTTGGTTTAACTCTGCTTCACATGGTCTTCTCCTCTGTCTTATGCTTTTTACTCACGAAAGTTTTTAAG ATTTTGAAGGTTGAGGAAGGAATGACTGTAGAAAT ATATGTGACATCGGTAATGCCAATTGGTGCAATGTTTGCAATGACTCTTTGGCTGGGAAATACTGCGTACATGTATATTTCTGTTTCATTTGCACAAATGTTGAAAGCAATCA TGCCAGTAGCTGTTTTCATTCTTGGAGTAGCAGCAGGACTTGAGGTAATGAGCGGCAGAATGCTATTGATCATGTCAGTGATAAGTTTTGGTGTTCTTGTGGCTTCTTACGGTGAAATAAATATCAGCTGGATTGGAGTAGTTTATCAGATgggaggagtggttggagaagCTTTAAGACTTATTTTTATGGAGATTTTTGTTAAAAGGAAGGGTCTCAAATTAAATCCAATATCTCTCATGTACTATGTTAGCCCGTGCAG TGCTCTTTGCCTCTTCGTTCCATGGATCTTTTTGGAGAAATCAAAGATGGAAGAAAATAGCTCATGGAACTTTCCACTGCTTGTGCTAACACTTAACTCTCTGTGTACTTTTGCCCTCAACTTATCAGTTTTCCTAGTGATCACTCATACAAGTGCCTTGACCATTCGTGTTGCGGGAGTTGTCAAGGATTGGGTGGTTGTCTTATTGTCTGCCATTATTTTTGCTGATACAAAGCTCACTCCTATAAATCTGGCCGGTTATGCCATTG cCATAGCAGGTGTAGCAGCATATAATAATTATAAGTTAAAAAAGGAAGTCTCTAAAGGCAACTCTGAAGAACCTGAAAGTTCTCAACCTATACTAACGGCTGCATCATCAAATTCTGACAAGTAA